The following proteins come from a genomic window of Citrobacter europaeus:
- a CDS encoding FTR1 family protein, protein MFVPFLIMLREGLEAALIVSLIASYLKRTQRGRWIGVMWIGVLLAAALCLALGVFINETTGEFPQKEQELFEGIVAVIAVVILTWMVFWMRKVSRNVKVQLEQAVDNALQRGNHHGWALVMMVFFAVAREGLESVFFLLAAFQQDVGIWPPLGAMLGLATAVVLGYLIYLGGIRLNLGAFFKWTSLFILLVAAGLAAGAIRAFHEAGLWNHFQDVAFDLSSVLSTHSLFGTLMEGIFGYQEAPSVSEVAVWFIYLIPALIMFALPPRSGTTASRTAP, encoded by the coding sequence ATGTTTGTTCCATTTCTAATTATGTTGCGCGAAGGGTTAGAGGCCGCGCTGATTGTCAGCCTGATTGCCAGCTACCTGAAACGGACTCAGCGTGGTCGATGGATTGGTGTGATGTGGATTGGTGTTCTGTTGGCGGCGGCATTATGCCTGGCGTTAGGAGTTTTCATCAACGAAACCACCGGTGAATTTCCGCAAAAAGAACAGGAGCTGTTTGAAGGCATCGTGGCGGTCATTGCCGTGGTGATCCTCACCTGGATGGTGTTCTGGATGCGTAAAGTTTCGCGCAACGTCAAAGTCCAGCTTGAACAGGCTGTCGATAACGCGTTGCAGCGTGGCAACCATCACGGCTGGGCGCTGGTGATGATGGTCTTTTTTGCCGTTGCCCGTGAAGGGCTGGAGTCGGTGTTCTTCCTGCTGGCCGCATTCCAGCAGGATGTAGGTATCTGGCCGCCGTTAGGCGCGATGCTGGGACTGGCTACCGCAGTGGTACTGGGATACCTGATTTACCTCGGCGGCATTCGCCTCAACCTCGGGGCATTCTTTAAATGGACCAGCCTGTTCATTTTGCTGGTGGCTGCCGGTCTTGCCGCTGGGGCGATCCGCGCTTTCCACGAAGCCGGTTTGTGGAATCATTTTCAGGATGTGGCGTTTGACCTGAGCAGTGTGCTGTCGACGCATTCGCTGTTTGGCACATTGATGGAAGGCATTTTCGGCTATCAGGAAGCGCCAAGCGTGAGTGAAGTCGCTGTCTGGTTTATCTACCTGATTCCGGCGTTGATTATGTTTGCGCTACCGCCGCGTTCAGGCACTACGGCATCGCGTACCGCACCTTGA
- a CDS encoding iron uptake system protein EfeO: MTFNFRRSALQLGIAALFASAFTAQAADIPQVKVTVNDKQCEPMTITVNAGKTQFIIQNHSQKALEWEILKGVMVVEERENIAPGFSQKMTANLQPGEYDMTCGLLTNPKGKLIVKGSATADAAQSDALLSLSGAITEYKTYVTAETAQLVAGTKAFTDAIKAGDLEKAKSLYAPTRQHYERIEPIAELFSDLDGSIDAREDDYEQKSADPKFTGFHRLEKALFGDNTTQGMDKYADQLNSDVLDLQTRISELAFPPSKVVGGAAGLIEEVAASKISGEEDRYSHTDLWDFQANVDGAQKIVDLLRPQLQKSNAELLAKVDANFKKVDTILSKYRTKDGFETYDKLTEADRNALKGPITTLAEDLSQLRGVLGLD; this comes from the coding sequence ATGACGTTTAATTTTCGCCGTAGTGCGCTGCAGTTGGGTATTGCCGCGCTGTTTGCCTCCGCTTTTACTGCACAAGCCGCCGATATTCCGCAGGTGAAGGTCACGGTTAACGACAAACAATGTGAACCGATGACGATCACGGTAAACGCCGGGAAAACGCAGTTCATCATCCAGAACCACAGCCAGAAAGCGCTGGAGTGGGAAATTCTTAAAGGCGTTATGGTGGTTGAAGAGCGCGAAAACATTGCGCCAGGCTTTAGCCAGAAAATGACGGCTAACCTGCAGCCCGGTGAATATGATATGACCTGCGGTCTGTTGACTAACCCGAAAGGTAAACTGATCGTAAAAGGCAGTGCAACGGCGGATGCCGCACAAAGCGATGCTCTGCTGAGTCTGAGCGGCGCGATTACCGAATACAAAACCTATGTGACAGCCGAAACCGCGCAATTGGTTGCGGGGACCAAAGCCTTCACCGATGCGATTAAAGCCGGCGATCTGGAAAAAGCGAAATCGCTGTACGCGCCAACCCGTCAGCATTATGAACGTATTGAACCGATTGCTGAACTGTTCTCCGATCTCGACGGCAGCATCGATGCGCGTGAAGATGATTATGAGCAAAAATCCGCCGATCCCAAATTCACCGGCTTCCACCGCCTGGAGAAAGCGCTGTTTGGCGACAATACCACTCAAGGTATGGACAAGTATGCCGACCAATTAAACAGCGATGTTCTTGACCTGCAAACGCGTATTAGCGAGCTGGCTTTCCCACCGTCTAAAGTGGTTGGCGGGGCAGCAGGACTGATTGAAGAAGTCGCTGCCAGCAAAATCAGCGGGGAAGAAGATCGCTACAGCCATACCGATCTGTGGGATTTCCAGGCCAACGTTGATGGTGCGCAGAAAATTGTCGATCTCCTGCGTCCTCAGTTACAAAAATCCAATGCTGAGCTGTTGGCGAAGGTGGACGCGAACTTCAAAAAAGTCGATACCATTCTGAGCAAGTACCGTACCAAAGACGGCTTTGAAACCTATGACAAACTGACCGAAGCCGATCGAAATGCGCTGAAAGGGCCAATCACGACGCTGGCGGAAGACTTGTCGCAATTACGCGGTGTTTTGGGTCTGGATTAA